Within Roseofilum casamattae BLCC-M143, the genomic segment GTTGCGAGCCGCACACGAGCAAGAGATGACCGTTCGTATATTTGTGGGAGAGTAAAGGACGAGGTAGGGGGAGAGCTGCGATCGCACTTTCCCGCGTTATCCGATAACATCGTTCGCTTTCTGCTAATACGCTATCAATATCCTCAAGAGGAATATCAAAATCAATCAACTCGGCTGTCCCGATATAGTCAATAGCACTATCTTGCAAAAAAGCAGGTTTCCATAACCCCAAACAAAAGGTATGAGTGGCTTTAATCGCTTTTCCTAAAACCGCGCCAGTCTCTGTATGAATGCCGGAAGGGAGATCGATACTAAATATAGGTTTTCCCGAAGCATTAATTTCCCAGATACGATCGGCCGTATCTCCAGAAATTTCTCGTTCTAAACCAAATCCAAATAAGCCATCGATAAATAGCGCGCACTCCGAAACAAACGAGGAAAAATCGAGCCAAGGAATTCCTAAATGGCGATCGTAGTTGGCATGAGCTTGGGTTAACTCTTTTAATCGAGGGAACGGTTGCCAAATCCGCACGGGATAGCCTTGATGATGAAGTTCTCTCGCAATGACTAAAGCATCTCCACCATTATGACCGGGACCGACAATAACGCCGACGATCGCCGATCGCTCTAAACGGTCAAAGATTTGGCGCGCGAGCAATCCAGCCACCTTTTCCATCAACGCCGCCACCGGCATCCCTGCCGCAAACATGCGCTCTTCGATCGCCCGCATTTGTGCCGATCGCGCGACAATGCGATCGACAATTTCCGGTGGACGGCTAATGGTCATGCAACTCCTGAATTTCCAGTCATGGTTATATCGAAATGGTATCAGACTTTCAGATTGCCCTGTTCCATTTTGCTCGCCGAGAAAACTACATCCTGAAAACGGACGGCGATCTCAGCAATTACAGTAATTGGCTATAGTGGTTCATGAGGTTTCTAATGGATAGGCTAATTCCGATGAAACCCCATCTCCCTCTTCTTTTCAAGCCTTTTGGCCTGTACTCAGGTCGCCCTTATCCTCCCGTATTCGTGAATCCATTGCAACTGCGATATGCACTATTCTTCCGGTCTGGTTCCTTCTATACTTGGGTTATTCCTCTTGTCTCCAATGACAGCAGCAGCGATCGCGCAAACCCTACCCACCCTAGAACCCCTACCTCCTTTACCAGAACAGCCGATTCCAGTACGACCAAACCCCGACCAGTGGTGTCCGAAAGAGGCGGCTCTCGACCGGTTAACTTATCACACGATCGCTCCGGGAGAAACCTTAAACAGTATTGCTCGCACCCATAAACTGCTTCCCGCAACTTTAATGGGACTCAACCGCGCCTTGAGATCGGGACGAGCGCCGGTAGGAACGGAAATTGTTATTCCGCCTTACGATGGCATTCTCGTACGCATTCCTCCCGGCAAAACTTGGCGCGATGTGGGAGAGTCTTATCAAATTCCTCTCGATGCCTTGTTTGAAGTGAATGGATGCCAGCAAAACCTAGAGCTGGTCTTCGTTCCGGGCGTAAACTGGTCTCCGGGCCGTCCGTCGGCACAAACGCGATCGCAACTTTCATCCTATCCCCTTCCGGCCATCGCGCCCATCCTCAAACCCTACGGTTGGTCTCTCAATGCGCAAACCTCGAGACGGGAATTTAGTAATGGAGTCGATCTGCGCGCGGAGATGGGTACTGAGGTGTTTGCCGTAGGAAATGGTATTGTGGCTTATGCCGGCGATCGCGGCAGCTACGGTCAGTTAGTCGTCATTAACCATGCAGGAGGACGGCAAACCCGCTACGCGCATCTCGACACCATTGGCGTTTCTCCCGGACAACAGATTCAACAAGGACAACGTATCGGTACCGTTGGAACCACTGGAACTCCTCGCTTTTCCGTTCCCTATCTTCATTTTGAGGTACGCTACAAATCCGATGGAGGTTGGGTGGCTGAAGATCCGGGACTCTATATGCAAACCCTAGGTCAAACCCGACGATATTAGTTAATTCAACATTAGTTAATTCAACTTCAGAGCGCTCGCCGGAACCTCTTCCCAAGAATCGACCGTCCGCATTCGAGCCATCCATCCGGCTTGTTTTTGCTCGTCAGTTAAATGACTATCAAACGAATCATGGCACTCTTGTGCTTGCTGGCGATCGCAACAGGCAATACAGGCATAAATCATTCCCGACGGATCGACTTGTTCGTTCACCCAAATAGTCATATCAACTAATAATTAATAATTAACAATTAACAACTAAAACTTGCTTTCAATTGTAGCCTAACCGTGAGGTCATTCATGCTGGGATGAGGAGAAACATTCCGAATCTGGGGTCAGAGGACTGTGGG encodes:
- a CDS encoding NAD(P)H-hydrate epimerase, encoding MTISRPPEIVDRIVARSAQMRAIEERMFAAGMPVAALMEKVAGLLARQIFDRLERSAIVGVIVGPGHNGGDALVIARELHHQGYPVRIWQPFPRLKELTQAHANYDRHLGIPWLDFSSFVSECALFIDGLFGFGLEREISGDTADRIWEINASGKPIFSIDLPSGIHTETGAVLGKAIKATHTFCLGLWKPAFLQDSAIDYIGTAELIDFDIPLEDIDSVLAESERCYRITRESAIAALPLPRPLLSHKYTNGHLLLVCGSQQYAGSAILTGLGARASGVGMLSIASPESLKYLLDIS
- a CDS encoding M23 family metallopeptidase; this encodes MHYSSGLVPSILGLFLLSPMTAAAIAQTLPTLEPLPPLPEQPIPVRPNPDQWCPKEAALDRLTYHTIAPGETLNSIARTHKLLPATLMGLNRALRSGRAPVGTEIVIPPYDGILVRIPPGKTWRDVGESYQIPLDALFEVNGCQQNLELVFVPGVNWSPGRPSAQTRSQLSSYPLPAIAPILKPYGWSLNAQTSRREFSNGVDLRAEMGTEVFAVGNGIVAYAGDRGSYGQLVVINHAGGRQTRYAHLDTIGVSPGQQIQQGQRIGTVGTTGTPRFSVPYLHFEVRYKSDGGWVAEDPGLYMQTLGQTRRY
- a CDS encoding glycogen debranching protein — encoded protein: MTIWVNEQVDPSGMIYACIACCDRQQAQECHDSFDSHLTDEQKQAGWMARMRTVDSWEEVPASALKLN